A genomic window from Caldicellulosiruptor kronotskyensis 2002 includes:
- the lexA gene encoding transcriptional repressor LexA: MKKQLTKKQEEILEFIKKRIKEKGYPPAVREICEATGLKSTSTVHGHLTRLEKKGYIRRDPSKPRAIEIVDEEFYVHRNVVQLPLVGKVTAGEPILAVENIEETMTLPYDLVGTEDAFLLRVRGDSMIEAGIFDNDIIIVRRQNVAENGDIVVALIDDEATVKRFYKEHDHIRLQPENKAMEPIIVKDVKILGKVIGLIRRM, translated from the coding sequence ATGAAAAAACAGCTTACAAAAAAGCAAGAGGAAATATTAGAGTTTATCAAAAAGAGAATCAAGGAAAAAGGCTACCCTCCTGCGGTGAGGGAAATTTGTGAGGCAACAGGTCTGAAGTCTACCTCAACAGTCCATGGTCACCTGACACGACTTGAAAAGAAAGGTTATATTAGACGCGACCCATCCAAACCAAGAGCCATAGAAATAGTAGATGAAGAATTTTATGTTCACAGAAATGTTGTTCAACTTCCTCTTGTTGGAAAGGTAACAGCAGGTGAACCAATCTTAGCAGTGGAAAATATAGAAGAAACTATGACCCTGCCGTACGACCTTGTTGGAACAGAAGATGCATTCTTACTCCGAGTTAGGGGAGATAGCATGATTGAGGCAGGAATTTTCGACAATGATATAATAATTGTCAGAAGACAAAATGTAGCTGAAAATGGAGATATTGTTGTTGCCTTAATTGATGATGAAGCAACAGTAAAAAGATTCTATAAAGAACACGACCATATAAGACTTCAACCAGAGAATAAGGCTATGGAACCAATTATCGTCAAAGACGTAAAAATCCTTGGCAAAGTAATAGGAC
- the pta gene encoding phosphate acetyltransferase encodes MAFIDTIIEKAKSDIKTIVLPESYEERNLKAASIALKEKIAKIVLIGKEDEIKKEAAKFDANVDEAIFIDPDNFDRFDEFVNEFYELRKNKGITLEDAKKFMKDPMYFGVMLVYKGLADGMVSGAIHSTADTLRPALQILKTAPGVKLVSSFFIMVVPNCEYGENGVFVYADAGLNPNPTAEELADIAITSAKSFEALVGKTPKVAMLSYSTKGSAKSEMVDKVVEATRIAKEKAPDILIDGELQADAAIVPSVAKLKAPGSPVAGQANVLIFPDLDAGNIAYKLTERLAKAEAYGPITQGIAKPVNDLSRGCKAEDIVGVIAITAVQAMMK; translated from the coding sequence ATGGCATTTATTGATACAATCATAGAAAAAGCAAAATCAGATATAAAAACAATTGTACTACCCGAAAGCTACGAAGAAAGAAATTTAAAGGCTGCCTCTATAGCTTTGAAAGAAAAGATAGCTAAGATAGTTTTGATTGGCAAAGAAGATGAGATAAAAAAAGAGGCAGCAAAGTTTGATGCAAATGTAGATGAAGCTATTTTTATTGACCCAGACAATTTTGATAGATTTGATGAATTTGTCAATGAATTTTATGAACTAAGAAAAAACAAGGGTATAACACTGGAAGATGCAAAAAAGTTTATGAAAGACCCGATGTATTTTGGTGTTATGCTTGTGTACAAAGGTTTGGCAGATGGTATGGTGTCTGGTGCTATTCACTCAACAGCAGATACATTAAGACCGGCTCTGCAGATATTAAAAACTGCACCTGGGGTAAAACTTGTTTCAAGCTTCTTTATTATGGTTGTACCAAACTGCGAATATGGTGAAAATGGAGTTTTTGTATATGCTGATGCAGGTTTGAATCCAAATCCAACAGCAGAAGAGCTTGCTGATATAGCTATTACATCTGCAAAGAGCTTTGAAGCTTTAGTTGGTAAAACTCCAAAAGTAGCAATGCTTTCATATTCAACCAAAGGTTCTGCAAAGTCTGAGATGGTTGACAAGGTTGTTGAGGCAACAAGGATTGCAAAAGAGAAAGCACCAGACATTTTAATAGATGGCGAACTTCAAGCAGACGCAGCAATAGTTCCTTCTGTTGCAAAGCTGAAAGCGCCAGGAAGTCCTGTTGCAGGGCAAGCAAATGTTCTAATCTTCCCTGATTTGGATGCTGGCAACATTGCATACAAACTTACAGAAAGGCTTGCAAAAGCAGAAGCGTACGGACCTATTACCCAGGGAATAGCAAAACCTGTAAATGATTTGTCCCGAGGCTGCAAAGCTGAAGACATTGTGGGGGTTATTGCTATTACTGCTGTACAGGCTATGATGAAATAA
- a CDS encoding acetate kinase: protein MKVLVLNSGSSSLKYQFIDTDTEVALCKGVVDRIGLPGAFIRHQKNGQEIVKEQEINDHNVAIKLVLEMLTHEEAGIIHSMDEIDAIGHRVVHGGEYFSDAVIVNEEVKKAIRECIELAPLHNPANLMGIEACEKEIPGKPNVAVFDTAFHQTMPRYAYMYSLPYEVYEKYKIRKYGFHGTSHKYVAIKAAEYLRRPLEELKLITCHLGNGSSVCAIKYGKSVDTSMGFTPLAGLAMGTRSGTIDPAVILYLMEKEKMDVKQMNDFLNKKSGVLGISGVSSDFRDLEKAANEGNERAQLAIDMFCYRVKKYIGEYAAVLGGVDAIIFTAGIGENNALVRDKCLTDLEYMGVLYDRERNFNVEKGKVFEINKPESKVKVLIVPTNEELMIARETKRLLSK, encoded by the coding sequence ATGAAGGTTTTAGTATTAAATTCAGGAAGTTCATCTTTAAAGTATCAATTTATTGATACTGATACGGAGGTTGCTCTTTGTAAAGGTGTTGTTGACAGGATTGGTTTGCCGGGGGCATTTATTAGACATCAAAAGAATGGTCAAGAGATTGTAAAAGAACAGGAAATAAATGATCACAATGTTGCTATTAAGCTTGTGTTAGAGATGCTTACACATGAAGAAGCTGGTATTATCCATTCCATGGATGAAATTGATGCAATTGGTCACAGGGTTGTTCATGGCGGGGAATATTTTAGTGATGCGGTAATTGTCAATGAAGAGGTAAAGAAAGCAATAAGGGAATGTATTGAACTTGCGCCTCTTCACAATCCTGCTAATTTAATGGGGATTGAAGCATGTGAAAAAGAGATTCCTGGGAAACCTAATGTGGCTGTATTTGATACAGCATTTCATCAAACAATGCCAAGATATGCGTATATGTATTCGCTTCCATATGAGGTGTATGAAAAATATAAAATTAGAAAATATGGATTCCATGGAACATCACACAAATATGTTGCAATTAAAGCTGCAGAGTACTTAAGAAGACCTCTTGAGGAGTTAAAACTTATAACATGTCATCTTGGAAATGGTTCGAGTGTATGTGCAATAAAGTACGGAAAATCAGTTGATACAAGCATGGGATTTACTCCTTTGGCTGGTCTTGCAATGGGAACAAGAAGCGGAACAATTGACCCTGCTGTGATACTCTATCTTATGGAAAAAGAAAAAATGGATGTAAAACAGATGAATGATTTTCTGAATAAAAAGTCGGGTGTGCTTGGTATATCAGGTGTGAGCAGTGACTTTAGAGATTTAGAAAAAGCTGCAAATGAGGGTAATGAAAGAGCACAGCTTGCAATTGACATGTTCTGTTACAGGGTTAAAAAGTATATTGGTGAGTACGCAGCAGTCTTGGGTGGAGTAGATGCAATAATATTTACTGCTGGAATAGGTGAAAATAACGCTCTTGTGAGAGATAAATGTTTGACTGATTTAGAGTATATGGGTGTTCTGTACGATAGAGAAAGAAACTTCAATGTAGAAAAAGGCAAGGTTTTTGAAATAAACAAACCTGAGAGCAAGGTAAAGGTTTTAATAGTTCCTACAAATGAGGAACTTATGATTGCAAGAGAGACAAAAAGACTTCTTTCAAAATAA
- a CDS encoding desulfoferrodoxin, whose translation MIKRGNVYKCEVCGNIVEVLYAGGGQLVCCGQPMTLLEANTVDASLEKHVPVIEKTEEGILVKVGEVAHPMEEKHYIMWIELIADDKVYRKYLKPGDEPKALFEVSAENVVAYEYCNLHGLWKKE comes from the coding sequence ATGATTAAAAGAGGAAATGTATACAAATGTGAAGTCTGTGGAAACATAGTAGAGGTTTTGTATGCGGGTGGTGGCCAGCTTGTATGCTGTGGACAACCTATGACGCTGCTTGAAGCTAACACAGTTGATGCAAGTTTAGAAAAGCATGTCCCTGTTATCGAAAAGACAGAAGAGGGCATCTTGGTCAAAGTAGGTGAAGTTGCTCATCCAATGGAAGAAAAGCACTACATTATGTGGATAGAACTTATTGCCGACGATAAAGTCTACAGAAAATATTTAAAACCAGGTGATGAACCAAAGGCATTGTTTGAGGTCTCGGCTGAGAATGTAGTGGCGTATGAATACTGCAATTTACACGGATTGTGGAAAAAAGAATAA
- a CDS encoding valine--tRNA ligase, which translates to MQKVYNPKEVEDRLYKMWLDKKYFHAKIDYSKKPFTIVIPPPNITGQLHMGHALNNTIQDILIRFKRMQGYCALWLPGTDHASIATEAKIVENMKEEGLTKEMIGREKFLERAWEWKRVYGGRIIEQLKKLGASCDWDRERFTMDEGLSNAVKEVFVRLYEKGLIYKGERMINWCPTCHTTISDAEVEYEEKKGKLYYIKYPAKDNSYYVIVATTRPETMLGDTAVAVNPNDQRYKHLIGKTVVLPLVNREIPIIADDYVDMEFGTGVVKITPAHDPNDFEIGQKHNLPMVQVIDTKGYMNENAGKYAGQERYEARKNIVKDLKDLGLLVKEEDYTHNVGHCYRCSTVIEPLVSKQWFVKMKPLAEPAIKVVKEGKIKFIPERFEKIYFNWMENIKDWCISRQLWWGHRIPAYYCRDCENMMVSREEVKVCSKCGSTNVYQDEDTLDTWFSSALWPFSTLGWPEETEDLKYFYPTDVLVTAYDIIFFWVARMIFSGLEHMGKEPFKYVLIHGIVRDAQGRKMSKSLGNGIDPLEVIEKYGADALRFTLVTGISPGNDTRFHMEKVEANRNFANKIWNAARFVIMNLDIDTSFKPDESKFTFTERWILSRLDTLISEVTENLEKFEIGIAAQKLYDFIWDEFCDWYIEMSKPILYNKEAENNKEVQYVLLTVLTNVLKLLHPFMPFVTEEIYLNLPHVEESLVIATWPKPRGYQFTEDIQMVEKLIELIRSLRNLRLEKNIKPDIKPKVYIKTDDLSMANQLSLWEIYVKRLANFDQVIISNEAPEDSVALVLSWGVAYVKLKEIVDVQAELKRLLDEKERLLKEVERSEKLLNNQNFLQKAPEKVVNEEKEKYERYKQMLLSVVQQIERLESLR; encoded by the coding sequence GTGCAAAAAGTATATAATCCGAAAGAGGTAGAAGACAGGCTCTACAAAATGTGGCTTGATAAAAAGTATTTCCATGCAAAGATTGATTATTCAAAAAAACCTTTTACAATTGTTATTCCACCTCCAAATATTACAGGGCAGTTACATATGGGCCATGCACTGAACAATACCATCCAAGATATTCTTATTAGGTTCAAAAGAATGCAGGGATACTGTGCACTTTGGCTTCCTGGTACTGACCATGCAAGCATTGCAACAGAGGCAAAGATTGTTGAAAATATGAAAGAAGAAGGCTTAACGAAGGAGATGATAGGGCGAGAGAAATTTTTAGAGCGTGCGTGGGAGTGGAAAAGAGTATATGGTGGCAGGATTATTGAACAACTCAAGAAACTGGGGGCATCTTGTGACTGGGACAGAGAAAGGTTCACAATGGACGAAGGACTTTCAAATGCTGTAAAAGAAGTTTTTGTAAGACTTTATGAAAAAGGACTTATATATAAAGGCGAGAGGATGATTAACTGGTGTCCAACCTGCCACACTACAATTTCTGATGCCGAAGTTGAATATGAAGAGAAAAAAGGAAAGCTCTACTATATAAAATACCCTGCAAAAGATAATTCGTACTATGTGATTGTGGCTACAACAAGGCCTGAAACAATGCTGGGTGATACTGCCGTTGCAGTAAACCCTAATGACCAAAGATACAAGCATTTGATTGGGAAGACAGTTGTGCTTCCTCTTGTGAATAGAGAAATACCAATAATTGCAGACGATTATGTTGACATGGAATTTGGAACAGGTGTTGTAAAGATAACTCCTGCCCATGACCCGAACGACTTTGAGATTGGGCAAAAACACAACCTTCCAATGGTTCAGGTGATAGACACAAAAGGGTATATGAACGAAAATGCAGGAAAATATGCAGGGCAGGAGAGGTATGAAGCAAGAAAGAATATTGTAAAGGACTTAAAAGATCTTGGTCTTCTTGTGAAAGAAGAGGACTATACTCACAATGTGGGACACTGTTATAGATGTTCAACTGTAATAGAGCCTCTTGTCTCAAAACAGTGGTTTGTCAAGATGAAACCTTTAGCAGAGCCTGCAATAAAAGTTGTGAAGGAAGGAAAGATTAAATTTATACCTGAAAGATTTGAAAAGATATACTTTAACTGGATGGAGAATATAAAAGACTGGTGTATATCAAGACAGCTGTGGTGGGGGCACAGAATTCCTGCTTATTATTGCCGTGATTGCGAAAATATGATGGTCAGCAGAGAAGAAGTAAAGGTATGTTCAAAATGCGGTTCTACCAACGTGTATCAGGATGAGGACACGCTTGACACTTGGTTTTCGTCTGCTCTGTGGCCATTTTCTACGCTTGGCTGGCCTGAGGAGACAGAAGACCTGAAGTATTTCTACCCAACAGATGTTTTGGTAACTGCATATGATATCATTTTCTTCTGGGTTGCAAGGATGATTTTTTCTGGTTTAGAGCATATGGGTAAAGAACCCTTTAAGTATGTTTTGATACACGGTATTGTAAGAGATGCTCAGGGGAGAAAGATGAGCAAATCCTTGGGCAATGGTATAGATCCCCTTGAGGTAATAGAAAAGTACGGTGCTGACGCGCTCAGATTTACACTTGTCACTGGTATATCTCCTGGAAATGACACAAGATTTCATATGGAAAAGGTTGAAGCTAATAGAAACTTTGCAAACAAGATTTGGAATGCTGCAAGATTTGTGATCATGAACCTTGACATTGACACAAGTTTTAAACCTGATGAAAGCAAGTTTACATTTACCGAAAGATGGATTCTTTCCAGGCTTGATACACTTATCAGCGAAGTTACAGAAAACCTTGAAAAGTTTGAAATTGGGATTGCTGCTCAAAAGTTATATGACTTTATATGGGATGAATTTTGCGATTGGTATATTGAAATGTCTAAACCAATACTTTACAATAAAGAAGCCGAGAACAATAAAGAAGTTCAATATGTACTGTTGACAGTATTAACAAATGTTCTGAAACTATTGCATCCGTTTATGCCATTTGTAACAGAGGAAATTTATTTGAACCTTCCACATGTTGAAGAGAGTCTTGTGATAGCAACCTGGCCAAAGCCAAGGGGATATCAATTTACTGAAGACATTCAAATGGTTGAAAAACTTATAGAACTCATAAGAAGTCTGAGAAATTTGAGATTAGAGAAAAACATCAAGCCTGATATCAAGCCTAAGGTATATATAAAGACTGATGACCTTTCAATGGCAAATCAATTGAGCTTATGGGAGATTTACGTCAAAAGACTTGCAAATTTTGATCAGGTTATAATCTCAAATGAAGCTCCAGAAGATAGCGTAGCTTTAGTACTGTCTTGGGGAGTTGCGTATGTGAAATTGAAAGAAATAGTTGATGTTCAAGCAGAGCTTAAAAGACTACTTGATGAAAAGGAAAGACTTTTAAAAGAGGTTGAGAGATCTGAGAAACTGCTGAACAATCAAAACTTTTTACAAAAAGCACCTGAAAAGGTTGTAAATGAAGAAAAAGAAAAATACGAGAGATACAAGCAGATGCTTCTTTCAGTTGTACAGCAGATAGAAAGATTAGAAAGTCTCAGGTGA
- a CDS encoding bifunctional folylpolyglutamate synthase/dihydrofolate synthase has translation MLKMLMTYEQALDFIHSTYKFGTKLGLENITKLLEFMGNPQKGLKVIHVAGTNGKGSTCAFINQMLIEAGFRVGLYTSPFLESFNERIKLNNQPIDNQELASITEFVKERIEEMIRQGFSHPTEFEVVTAIGFEFFKRKNVDFVVLEVGLGGRFDATNVVENPEICVITSIGFDHMDILGSTIEKIAFEKAGIIKQNTKVILALQRYEKVKEVISKVCKEQNAQLIEVERNYHVLKNTLEGIVFDCVTPKGIYKNLEIKLLGTHQVENALNCVYVYECLKEKYDIKTEALIKGLLNARWNGRFEVLIDTPLVVLDGAHNVDGMKVLVENCKIYLNDKKIVAVVGILKDKEYEKMISLIKSVAQRVIFTLVPSQKRAFSEKEALEISHKCGVEFVPDFREAIKYALGLCNEDDAVIICGSLYLVGAARGFLKSMLSRL, from the coding sequence ATGTTAAAGATGCTCATGACTTATGAACAAGCTTTAGATTTTATTCATTCAACCTATAAATTTGGTACAAAGCTTGGTCTTGAGAATATAACAAAACTTCTTGAGTTTATGGGGAATCCTCAAAAAGGGTTAAAGGTTATTCACGTTGCGGGCACGAATGGGAAAGGTTCCACATGTGCTTTTATAAATCAGATGTTGATTGAGGCAGGCTTTAGGGTGGGGCTTTATACCTCACCCTTTCTTGAATCTTTTAACGAGAGGATAAAACTCAACAATCAACCAATAGACAATCAAGAACTTGCCAGTATTACAGAGTTTGTAAAAGAAAGAATTGAAGAGATGATAAGACAAGGTTTTTCACATCCCACAGAGTTTGAGGTTGTAACTGCCATTGGTTTTGAGTTTTTTAAAAGAAAAAATGTAGACTTTGTTGTTCTTGAGGTTGGACTTGGTGGAAGATTTGATGCAACTAATGTAGTAGAAAACCCTGAAATTTGCGTAATTACATCAATAGGTTTTGATCATATGGACATTTTAGGTTCAACAATTGAAAAAATTGCTTTCGAGAAGGCAGGAATAATAAAGCAAAATACCAAAGTAATACTGGCACTTCAGCGATATGAAAAGGTAAAAGAGGTTATTTCGAAAGTGTGCAAGGAGCAAAATGCTCAGCTAATCGAGGTAGAAAGAAATTATCATGTATTGAAGAACACACTGGAAGGAATTGTTTTTGATTGTGTTACTCCAAAAGGAATTTATAAAAATCTTGAGATTAAGCTACTTGGCACACATCAGGTAGAAAATGCTCTAAATTGTGTTTATGTGTATGAATGTTTGAAAGAAAAATATGACATAAAAACTGAAGCGTTAATAAAAGGGCTATTGAATGCTCGCTGGAACGGTCGGTTTGAGGTTTTGATAGATACACCTTTGGTTGTATTAGATGGTGCGCACAATGTAGATGGGATGAAAGTGCTTGTAGAAAACTGCAAAATATACTTAAATGATAAGAAGATTGTGGCTGTTGTAGGAATTTTAAAGGACAAAGAATATGAAAAGATGATTTCGTTGATAAAGAGTGTGGCGCAAAGGGTTATATTTACTCTTGTTCCTTCCCAAAAGAGAGCTTTTTCTGAAAAAGAAGCTCTTGAGATTTCGCATAAGTGTGGTGTTGAGTTTGTACCAGATTTCAGAGAAGCAATTAAATATGCATTAGGTTTGTGTAATGAAGATGATGCAGTCATAATTTGTGGTTCTTTATATCTTGTAGGGGCAGCAAGAGGTTTTCTGAAAAGCATGTTAAGTAGGTTGTAA
- the fsa gene encoding fructose-6-phosphate aldolase codes for MKLFIDTANVNEIREAHSWGIICGVTTNPSLIAKEGRDFKEVVNEICSIVDGPISAEVISLKAEGMIEEARDLAKIHKNIVIKIPMTAEGLKAVSVLSKEGIKTNVTLIFSAAQALLAAKAGATYVSPFVGRLDDIGQNGIELIKEIVQIFKNYPDIKTEIIAASIRHPIHVIEAAKAGAHIATVPFKVLEQMTKHALTDVGIERFLKDWEKVPKKS; via the coding sequence ATGAAACTTTTTATTGATACTGCAAATGTGAATGAGATAAGAGAAGCTCATTCTTGGGGAATAATTTGTGGTGTTACTACAAATCCGTCTTTGATTGCAAAAGAGGGCAGAGATTTCAAAGAAGTAGTTAATGAGATTTGTTCAATTGTAGATGGTCCAATCTCTGCAGAGGTAATTTCTCTTAAAGCAGAAGGTATGATTGAGGAAGCAAGAGATTTAGCAAAGATTCATAAAAATATAGTTATTAAAATTCCAATGACTGCAGAGGGGCTCAAAGCTGTGTCAGTTCTTTCGAAAGAAGGTATTAAGACAAATGTTACACTCATCTTCTCAGCAGCTCAAGCACTTTTAGCAGCAAAAGCTGGAGCAACTTATGTATCGCCATTTGTGGGAAGACTTGATGATATTGGGCAAAATGGTATTGAGCTTATAAAGGAGATTGTACAAATATTCAAGAATTATCCTGATATTAAAACAGAGATAATTGCAGCAAGTATAAGACATCCTATACATGTCATTGAAGCTGCAAAAGCAGGTGCTCATATAGCAACAGTGCCATTTAAAGTTTTAGAGCAGATGACAAAACATGCTCTGACCGATGTTGGTATCGAAAGATTCTTGAAAGACTGGGAAAAGGTACCCAAGAAAAGTTAA
- the pgeF gene encoding peptidoglycan editing factor PgeF gives MGFVKENINGIEIFRISEFEEYGIEGFFTTRKGCGNDSFNLSYKWTAQKDEVDKNFHILFEALKIDHRNIFYAKQVHKNDIIIVERGFDFFEYNQEAEADGLITNIPEIALITMHADCFPVYIVDTEKRVISLVHSGWRGALLHITENAIQVLKKEFFSIAEDLLVAIGPGICKRHFEVGEDVYKMFLREFGDEVCLESKEGLFVDLKKAIFLDLKKNGIKTCQIISCDMCTYENVDIFFSYRRDYRKPENLGSMVAILRMVRR, from the coding sequence ATGGGATTTGTAAAAGAGAATATAAATGGTATAGAGATATTTAGAATAAGCGAATTTGAAGAATATGGTATAGAGGGTTTTTTCACAACACGAAAGGGTTGTGGAAATGATAGTTTCAATCTGAGCTATAAATGGACTGCACAGAAAGATGAAGTGGACAAAAACTTTCATATTCTTTTTGAGGCTTTAAAAATAGACCATAGAAATATTTTCTATGCAAAACAGGTGCATAAAAATGATATAATAATTGTAGAAAGAGGATTTGACTTTTTTGAATATAATCAAGAAGCAGAGGCAGATGGACTTATAACAAATATCCCTGAAATTGCACTTATAACGATGCATGCTGATTGTTTTCCTGTTTATATTGTCGATACAGAGAAAAGGGTAATTTCTCTGGTTCATTCTGGTTGGAGAGGGGCTTTGCTGCATATAACCGAAAATGCCATCCAGGTTCTGAAGAAAGAATTTTTTTCTATTGCTGAAGATTTACTTGTGGCGATCGGGCCAGGGATATGTAAAAGACATTTTGAGGTGGGTGAAGATGTTTACAAGATGTTTTTGAGAGAATTTGGAGATGAGGTTTGTTTGGAGTCTAAAGAGGGTCTTTTTGTCGATTTGAAAAAAGCAATATTTCTTGATTTGAAGAAAAATGGTATTAAGACCTGTCAGATAATATCTTGTGATATGTGTACGTATGAGAATGTAGATATATTCTTTTCGTACAGAAGAGACTACAGAAAGCCAGAAAATTTGGGTAGTATGGTTGCAATCTTGAGGATGGTGAGAAGGTAA
- a CDS encoding response regulator transcription factor has translation MKNILIVDDEQHILELLKFNLRKEGYNTFEADSGILALEILKHNKVDLVILDIMMSDKDGYEVLKEIRFNKDTKNLPVILLSAKSEEIDKILGLELGADDYITKPFSVKELVVRVKALLRRVESLKPEVEDKVKFGDVEVDFSKRTVKKNNQDVPLSFKEFELLKLLIENRGRVLDRDFILQRVWGYEFDGDTRTVDVHIRFLRRKLEDDEKNPRYIETVRGVGYRFNERSE, from the coding sequence ATGAAAAATATTCTAATAGTTGATGACGAGCAGCACATTCTTGAGCTTCTTAAATTTAATCTCAGAAAAGAAGGATATAATACATTTGAGGCAGATAGTGGCATATTAGCACTTGAGATTTTAAAGCATAATAAAGTTGACCTTGTTATACTCGATATTATGATGAGTGACAAGGACGGATATGAAGTTTTAAAAGAGATTCGATTTAATAAAGATACAAAAAATTTGCCAGTGATTTTGTTATCTGCAAAATCTGAAGAGATTGATAAAATACTTGGGCTTGAGCTTGGCGCAGATGACTATATAACAAAGCCTTTTAGTGTAAAAGAGCTGGTTGTAAGAGTAAAGGCACTTTTGAGAAGAGTAGAGAGTTTAAAGCCTGAGGTCGAAGATAAGGTCAAGTTTGGAGATGTAGAAGTGGACTTTTCGAAAAGAACAGTTAAGAAAAATAATCAGGATGTACCTCTTTCGTTCAAAGAGTTTGAACTTTTGAAGCTTCTTATCGAAAACAGAGGCAGGGTGTTGGACAGAGACTTTATTTTGCAAAGGGTATGGGGATACGAGTTTGATGGAGATACACGAACAGTTGATGTGCATATAAGGTTTTTGAGAAGAAAACTTGAAGACGATGAGAAAAATCCACGATACATAGAAACAGTCAGAGGCGTAGGTTACAGGTTTAATGAAAGGTCTGAGTAA